Part of the Cuniculiplasma divulgatum genome, ATCAATCTGAGTATTTCAAAGATAAATTCTATGAGCATCGAGGAACAGATTTCTCTTGCCAATGAGAAATATAGTGATATCCTTATAGTTGAAAAGAAGAATGAGGAACATCACCTACCAGATCTTAAAAATGTAAAGGGTAAAGTTGTGATGAGGATGGCACCATCCCCCTCTGGACCACTCCATATTGGTCACAGCAGGATGTTGATTTTAAATGATGAATATGTGAAAAGATACGGTGGAGAATTAATTCTCAGAATAGAAGATACAAATCCAAATAATATATATCCTCAGGCTTATGACATGATCCAGGAAGATACCAGATGGCTTGACGTAAACTTCACACAGTTTGTTATACAATCAGAGAGGATGGAACTTTATTATAAGAGGGCGAGAGAATTAATCCTGATGGGAAAGGCCTATATTTGTAAATGCAGAGTTGAAGATTTCAAAAGAGACCTTATGGAATCAAAAGCATGTCCCCATAGGAATCTTCCACCAGAGATGATGGTTGAACAATTTGACCAGATTATAACAGGACATGATAAGGACTTAAAGCCTGTTCTTGTTATAAAAACTGACTTAAACCATCCCAATCCTGCGGTTAGGGACTGGATTGCATTCAGGGTTATAGAAACCCCACATCCTCATACTGGTAAGAAATACAGATTCTATCCTCTGATGAATTTCAGCGTGGCTGTGGACGACCATGAACTGGAATTGACACATGTAATAAGAGGGATGGATCATCTAAACAATACGGAAAGACAAAAATATATTTTCAACTACTTTAAATGGGACATACCAGAATATTTTCACTACGGTCTCATCAATATACAGGACGCCATACTGAGTACTACATCAATGAGGAAGGGTATTGAAGCGGGCGAATACAGAGGATGGGATGATGTTAGGCTCGCAACTCTCCTGGCCCTAAGAAGAAGAGGGTACCAGAAAGAAACCTTTAGAAAATACTGGATAGATTCTGGCCTGAATGATGTAAACTCAGATTTCTCATGGGAAATATTCAACTCAATGAACAGGCAATTCATAGATCACTCTGCAAACCGTTATTTCTTTGTCTCTGATCCGGTGAAGGTAAAGATCAATGGTTCTCCTGAAACAGAATCAATGATACCTCTCTATCCTAAAGAATCTGAAAGGGGATTTAGGAAATACAGTCTTGATAAGGATCAGACCCTTTATCTGCAGAAATCTGACATTAACGATGCAAAGGAGAATGATACAGTTAGGCTAAAAGATCTGTATAATATAATCTATAAAGACGGAGCCTGGCATTATCTTGATTCTGAAAATAAGACCAGAAGAAAAATCATTCACTGGGTGAAGGACGATTCTCCGGAATTTGAAGTTTATAAACCAGATGGTACAACTGATAGAGGTTTCATAGAATCTGATGCAGTAAAAGCAAATGGGATAGTACAATTTGAGAGATATGCATTTGTGAACAAGACATCGGAAAGATATGCACTATATCTGCATAAGTGAAAATAAAAAAGCATTGAGTTTATTCAAAGCCAGTTTCCTTTCCAATTTTTATATAAATAGATGTTTTAACCTATATTTATTGAAATGTCTCCTTCCTTAACGTAATATGCTATTGCACCCAGTATTATGAATATAGGGCCAATATAGAATCCTGCATGAATTATTAGCAGAACTATTCCGAGAATTAGAAGAACTATACTGTTATGTTTTCTGTCACTGTTTCCTACCTTAAGTTTCTCACCGTAAGAGATAGAAATTGCAGACAAAATTATCTGTAACAGAAAAATTGCTACAATAAATCCAAAGGCATCCGGGAAAATAGAAAGATTTCCTGTAACTCTAACAATACCTCCATTAAGTGAGGCCGCACCGATTATGATTGCAACTATAAGTTCCAAGACACCTGCAATTATTCCTATTACTGCACCGATAAAAATTGCCAGACTCTTGAGATCATTAGTAATCTTCATTATTTATAATAACGTCTCATTATAAAATATTTTTCTACATACAAATTAAACATTGGTTTTACAAAAAATTTGTAGAGTTAATTTATAAACTTCTAATAGGTTTATTAAGTAATTGCTGGAGGACTGCCCTCAATCCCTGACGATTATATCCCCTTCCTTGGCAAAAAATGCAAAACCACCCAGTATAATTAATATAGAACCAATGTAATCCCCTGCTCCAAAGGAGAATAAAATTATACCAATTATGAGTATGGCCATTCCATTTCTTCCACTCAACTTAGCATTTTTAAATGAATTTTTCGCAAATTTAACTGCTATTATTACTAATATCACACTTAAGAGTAATAAAATCAACATAATCACAATGGTATGTTCTACTGACAATACAGCTTCCTCTGTCGGATTTATAAAAGGACCACCTGAAAAATAGTTTGTTATGTAATCATATTGAATAATATAGTTAATAAAACTTATAATTCCCCAGATAATGATAAATAGTGATCCTATCAACACTGAATAATATTTAGTGCTGTTTTCAATCTTCATATATTAAGAATGAACCTCAGTTAATAAATTTTGCTTTAAGTTCAATTTACTAAGTTTCTTTACATATAACTAAGTTCTGAAACTCATTATTAGAGTGTTTTAAATAAAATGTACGTATATGATTGACAATGGATAGGGAATTGGCAAGAAAGCTTATTTCAGTAGTTTCACAGGAAAAAAAGAATGCGAGATCTATTTCTGGCAAGGATATTGTTAATATTCTGGTTTACAAAAGGAAATTTTTAAAGGAAGAAAGTTCGGTAAGGTTTGAAGATGAATGTGTCAGGGAAGGACTACTTTCAAGAGAAGGAGATAGTTTTCTCATCAACTTCAATGCTCCTGCGGAACATGTTCCAATCGATCTGGTAATAGATGAGGAGGAACTTTTCCAGGAGCAAACCAGGGATGCTTCTTATCTAGACAGATTGCTCAATGCTGTAGTTGCCTCGGGTAAATTAACAAAAAAAGAAGCTCTGGAAAGGTCAAAGAAGCAGCTTGAAAACTTAAAATATGTTAACATGACAATAAGGCTTTGTTCACTTATGAACGATCTATATATTGATTATTCTGACATTAAAAAAGATATGGAAAGAGATATCTTTAACCTTATTTCTCTCCCTTAAATTTTTCAGCTAAATCTCTTGCCCTTCCGATGTCCTCGTTCTCCATTGCAAGATCTATCGACACATCGTATAGGTAGGAAATAACGTCCTTAAATTCCTCCTTATCTTTCTTTGTCTTGAATGAGTTCAGGGTTGCCTCGGCCTTATCTATATTCTCGGTTGATAACTTGTTTGCATCCTCCATTTTGTCCCTGTCTCTTAGTAGCTTTATGAGACTTACACAGGCTTCATAATATATCTCCCAGATTTTCTCCTTCTCTGATTCCTGCATGATTTCTTTATATATTTTCGTGGCCTCCTCTGTATTTTTTATGTCCTCAGCAAGAATGTCGGCAAGAGCATTCTTAAGTGACAGAGTAAGGCTTATGTCCTCAAGTTGATCAGCAACTTCCATTGCCTCTTTAAGTGTTTTTTCTGCATTTTCCAGGCTACCAGCCTCATCCTGCAAATATGCAAGATTCATCATTTCAAGAGCAAGAATCTCTGGTTGTTCCAGCTCTGCTCTGATCTTGAGTGACTCAATAAGATTGGAAATGGCATTCTCTGTTTTCACACCTTCTTTTCCATAATAAGCCTCTGAAATCTTGCTCAGAATATCTGCCTTAAATTCCTTCTGATCACCGGCCTTCTCAAGCATTCCTTTGAGGGCAGTTAAGGCATCTGCATATTTCTCCTTATTCATTAGCTTTTCAACTTGCTTCATACCAGAATCGTATTCACTTTTATCCATATTATTCACCTTTCATTAATTTATCAAGAATTACCCTTGCATTAGTCATATTAATCGAACCAGATTTAACCAGCATTTCGGCAACTTTCTCAATATTATCACCAGTGGCTCCTACTGCCATCGCTAAATTTTTGGAGTGGAGAGCCATATGACCTTTCTGTATTCCCTCATCACTTAAAGCCCTCATTGCGGCGAAATTTTGTGCGAGTCCTACACAGGCCAGCACTTCTTCGAGTTCTCTGGCGTCTTTAATATCCAGAATCTTTTGACAGATTTTTGCCTTTGGAATGCTAGCAGAGGTGCCTCCAACGGTGCCCACACTTACTGGTATCTCAATTGATCCTATTATATCTCCATTGTTATCCAGTTCATAATGCGTGAGAGAGCCGTATGAACCTTTTATTGCTGCATATGCATGCGCATTAGCCTCAGCTTGTCTCCAGTCGTTCATGATTGCAAGTAATACTGCATCGATTCCATTCATAATACCCTTGTTATGTGTAGCAGCTCTGAATATATCTTCCTCGGCTAGCCTTGCTGCGTGAATGAATCTCTCAACCACCTCAGGACCACCAATTGCATCTTTCCTGAATGTTGCATATGCTCTGACAATTCTTAGAGGTGAAAGATTGCTAAGGATCTTAAGTACAACAGTACCTCCTGTGATTGCTTCCAGAAAAGGCGATACTCTTTCTACCATACTGTTTATAATATTTGCACCCATTGCATCTCCCGTATCGATTTCAAGATGTATAATCAGAACATGCTCATCATATTTCACATTATGAAATGTGATCTCTCTGGCACCTTTTCCCAGTTTGCTTAATGTCCTGCTTGCCTCGTTGGCAATTCGCAATATGTTCTCTCTTTCCATGAGAATTTCCGTCTTGGCTTTTCCTATATCATCGAGATTGGTTAACTGTATCTGGCCATACATAATAGATGAGGATGCATAGGCCCTGAATCCTCCTGCCATTCTTGCAATCCTTGCACCGTTTGAACATGCTGCTATTACAGAAGGCTCTTCTATGGCCATTGGAATAAGATAATCCCTTCCATTAATACTAAAATTTGTTGCAATTCCCATGGGAATTTCCATATTAGAAATATAATTTTCAACCAGTTTTTCTCCGGTTTCCCGATTCAGAGAACCGTTGTTCTTCAAAATGGATATTTCCTCATCGTTAAGATGGCAGTAATCCCTTAAAGTCTCTATTCTTTCCTCTGTACTCTTCCTGTAAAACCCTTTCAATTCTGAATTTTTTACTGGCATAAAATGAAGACCTTTTCCAAAAATAGCTAAAACGTATTAAACGCTTTGGTTGGTTTTTCACTTTACACTTTACCTTATAGAAATATGAATTTTAACAATTTAATAAATGATTTAAAAAATTACTGTGTTATCTGGGATGGAAGTTTCTTAGCAAATGGCTTGATCATTATGTTTGTAATAATAGAAAGAACAAGGAATGAAAGCATTAAGATAAATGATAATTCCATTGAAATTTTTAGCGTCTCAAATAGAGTTGTGAATATTAATATTCCAAAGGCTCCTCCAACTGTATTCCCTATACCCCAAGCCCATGTGTTTGCCCTGGTTGATACTTCCTTCGGTATTTTTTGATTCAGGAAACCAAGAATTGATGGGAAACCGGTAAATGCTCCAAAGGCATAAATTGAAAAGAATATCAGAGATAGAACATAATTCTGTGAAAAATAAAGGAATGGAAGGAAAGCCAGCAATGATAGAACGCCTGCAAAGAGTAATGTGAAATCTCCCCCTTTTCTTCTAGTTAATTGTCCGAATATAGGTTGACCTACTATGGGTGTTACCAAAGCTACCGCAAGGAATAAAAATGACAAAAAGCTACTTTTAAAGATTCCATCAATGTATGTAAATGCATAAGTAGAGATTGCCAGCTGAAAGGCAGACCTGAGAAAGAGTGTGACTGTCAATATGGCAAGAAATCCTCTAACTCCCGGCAGTGATTTCATCCTAACAAGCTCTTTCCTCTCTATTACAGCTTCCATTCTCTTTTCGCGGTAAGTTTCTGATTTTCTTAAATTTCTTGACATTATGTAAATGACTATAGCAACTACGAAATAGTACAGAGAAAGATAGAACAATCCCCTAAAAGCTCCATAATCTACTATCATAATACCAACTATAATGAGGATTACAGCCCTTCCAATGCTACCAAATGAACCATTTATTCCAAGTAAGAATGATGAATCTCTTCCCTTAAGTGAATATCTTAATATATCAGCACCAAGTGGATGATAAAATGCCTGCCCCAGTCCGAGGATGAATGCACCCAATCCAACTACAAGATATTTGGTCAGTATTGCCATAGATGATGAAAAAAGGAACGGGATAGAAAATGTAACTAGCGATATGGCAAGTAAGAGTATTCCCAGTGACATGAGCTCCGGATCTCTATCACCTGAATCTGACCATCTACCAACTGGAATGCTAAGTATTCCCGAAACAAAAACATATATAGTTGCGAAATAACCCAGAATTGTTATATTCAAACCAAGGGATGGTTCTGAATAATACACTATTAAGGAAGAAAACAACAGGAATACTCCATCGTTTGATAGATGGGCAAGAGAAGTACTCGAAAGTGCTTTTAATTCAGTTTTCATGAGACATAGGTATTTCAAAACTGTATTTAGAGATATATATTTTGTAGGCAAAGGAACGCTTGTTACCTGTAGATCATTATTGAAGAGTTCCAAAGAATATTATAGGTAATCTAATTACAGGTTTAATGGCGGATAGATTGGCAGAAGTTGAAATATCCAAAGATGGTGACGTATATCAGGCTAGGATAACATTACCTTCCGGTGAAGTTGTCAACCTTGAGAATGAACAATTTGAGGATATTTTAGAGCAGATAGCAAACGATCTTGGAGAAAGATTCTCCAATTAATGAAAAATGCGAGGATGGCCCAGCGGTACGGCGGCAGCCTGCTAAGCTGTTTTTCCTATGGAAAGCGTGGGTTCGAATCCCACTCCTCGCGTCTAATGATAATTTTTTATTAGAAGTTAATCTACAATAACTGTACCTTTTACACGAAACTATAAATGATGGTTATGTCCTTCTTTCATTTCTCTCCACTAATTCTCTTCTCAGCACTTTTCCCACAAGACTTTTAGGAAGTGAGTCTACAAATTCAACGCGCTTTGGTATTTTGTAAATTGCCAGTTTCTCCGAGCAATATGAAATCACCTCTTTTTCAGTTAAATTCTGGTCTTTCTTGAGCACAATATAAGCTTTAACCGTTTCTCCACGATGCGGATCCT contains:
- a CDS encoding MFS transporter, coding for MKTELKALSSTSLAHLSNDGVFLLFSSLIVYYSEPSLGLNITILGYFATIYVFVSGILSIPVGRWSDSGDRDPELMSLGILLLAISLVTFSIPFLFSSSMAILTKYLVVGLGAFILGLGQAFYHPLGADILRYSLKGRDSSFLLGINGSFGSIGRAVILIIVGIMIVDYGAFRGLFYLSLYYFVVAIVIYIMSRNLRKSETYREKRMEAVIERKELVRMKSLPGVRGFLAILTVTLFLRSAFQLAISTYAFTYIDGIFKSSFLSFLFLAVALVTPIVGQPIFGQLTRRKGGDFTLLFAGVLSLLAFLPFLYFSQNYVLSLIFFSIYAFGAFTGFPSILGFLNQKIPKEVSTRANTWAWGIGNTVGGAFGILIFTTLFETLKISMELSFILMLSFLVLSIITNIMIKPFAKKLPSQITQ
- a CDS encoding hydroxymethylglutaryl-CoA reductase, degradative, with the protein product MPVKNSELKGFYRKSTEERIETLRDYCHLNDEEISILKNNGSLNRETGEKLVENYISNMEIPMGIATNFSINGRDYLIPMAIEEPSVIAACSNGARIARMAGGFRAYASSSIMYGQIQLTNLDDIGKAKTEILMERENILRIANEASRTLSKLGKGAREITFHNVKYDEHVLIIHLEIDTGDAMGANIINSMVERVSPFLEAITGGTVVLKILSNLSPLRIVRAYATFRKDAIGGPEVVERFIHAARLAEEDIFRAATHNKGIMNGIDAVLLAIMNDWRQAEANAHAYAAIKGSYGSLTHYELDNNGDIIGSIEIPVSVGTVGGTSASIPKAKICQKILDIKDARELEEVLACVGLAQNFAAMRALSDEGIQKGHMALHSKNLAMAVGATGDNIEKVAEMLVKSGSINMTNARVILDKLMKGE
- a CDS encoding glutamate--tRNA ligase, yielding MNSLNTDIEKNVLKNAIEHDGRAELKSVVNKLLGSYPELRSSIKDLMADINLSISKINSMSIEEQISLANEKYSDILIVEKKNEEHHLPDLKNVKGKVVMRMAPSPSGPLHIGHSRMLILNDEYVKRYGGELILRIEDTNPNNIYPQAYDMIQEDTRWLDVNFTQFVIQSERMELYYKRARELILMGKAYICKCRVEDFKRDLMESKACPHRNLPPEMMVEQFDQIITGHDKDLKPVLVIKTDLNHPNPAVRDWIAFRVIETPHPHTGKKYRFYPLMNFSVAVDDHELELTHVIRGMDHLNNTERQKYIFNYFKWDIPEYFHYGLINIQDAILSTTSMRKGIEAGEYRGWDDVRLATLLALRRRGYQKETFRKYWIDSGLNDVNSDFSWEIFNSMNRQFIDHSANRYFFVSDPVKVKINGSPETESMIPLYPKESERGFRKYSLDKDQTLYLQKSDINDAKENDTVRLKDLYNIIYKDGAWHYLDSENKTRRKIIHWVKDDSPEFEVYKPDGTTDRGFIESDAVKANGIVQFERYAFVNKTSERYALYLHK
- a CDS encoding DUF2240 family protein gives rise to the protein MDRELARKLISVVSQEKKNARSISGKDIVNILVYKRKFLKEESSVRFEDECVREGLLSREGDSFLINFNAPAEHVPIDLVIDEEELFQEQTRDASYLDRLLNAVVASGKLTKKEALERSKKQLENLKYVNMTIRLCSLMNDLYIDYSDIKKDMERDIFNLISLP